The Cyanobacteria bacterium FACHB-DQ100 genome contains the following window.
AATTACTCCCCTAGAAGAATCTGGGTTTCAGGCTAGTCCTGAATCGTCAAGTAGTGAAGTGGTAGTCGATGACGAGCCGATCTTGCCGTTCGCTGAATTAATCGTGTCGCGTCGTCACAATAAGGGACAGTCTGATCGCGCTCAAAATCCTTTACTGCTGCCAGAGCATGAATCTGTTCCTGATCCGATCGTGACGATCGCAGAAGCCGAACTCACCGGAGGGAAAACGACGACTGTTCGGATCAAGCTGCCAGACATTGCGCCGAAAATCTACGTCAAGCTGTGGGTGAGCGATCGACAAAGCCGCGGCATGATTGAACCGTCGCGATGGATCATTGACTTCAAACCTGATGGGCACGGCAATTTGGAAGCAACAACCGAGGTCAAAGTCCCGTTTGAGAGCGTAGAAATTCAGATCGAGGCGATCGCGGTAGAAGTCATGACCAATCGTGAAAGCCATAAAGTGACTGTCGATCGACGAGTCACGCCGGAAGAACTTCCTGACTTATGGATTGATCCGCTTGATGATTCGATTGTTTCGCCCTGAAGACGCTGAACAAATCGCGCAGCTATTTCACGATACGGTGCGTGAAGTAAATTTGCGCGATTATTCGATCGCTCAAGTGCAAGCTTGGTCGCCGGATGATCTAAATTTTCGAGATTGGGTGACGGTTTGCTCTAGTCGCTTCACTTATGTTGCTGAGGAAGCAGGACTCATTCTTGGATTTGGTGAACTCGAAGTAAATGGGCACATTGATTGTTTTTACTGTCACAAAAATTATCAGCGACGAGGGATCGGACGGGCAATTTATCAAGCCATCGAAGCAAAAGCAAGAGAATTAGACCTCGATCGCCTCTTTACTGAAGCGAGCATCACGGCAAAGCCGTTTTTTCAGAGCGTTGGCTTTACTGTGATTGCAGAGCAGCAGGTTTTTCGACGGGGTGGAACCTTCACAAACTATCGCATGGAGAAAAACTTGCAAGTGAGCGATCGATCTAAGTTGTAGATCTTTTTAGCAAATTCGCTCATCTTACGATTACACTCAATATACGAGTGCTGGTGTACTTTCGTGCATCCGTACTGTGTTTTCTGCAATTGCCGCGATGATTCCGCAACGTCTCACACTCCGACACTTCTTAAGCTACCGGGAAGCGACGCTCGACTTCCAGGGGCTTCATACTGCCTGTGTGTGCGGCGCAAATGGAG
Protein-coding sequences here:
- a CDS encoding GNAT family N-acetyltransferase — its product is MIRLFRPEDAEQIAQLFHDTVREVNLRDYSIAQVQAWSPDDLNFRDWVTVCSSRFTYVAEEAGLILGFGELEVNGHIDCFYCHKNYQRRGIGRAIYQAIEAKARELDLDRLFTEASITAKPFFQSVGFTVIAEQQVFRRGGTFTNYRMEKNLQVSDRSKL